A window of the Hordeum vulgare subsp. vulgare chromosome 5H, MorexV3_pseudomolecules_assembly, whole genome shotgun sequence genome harbors these coding sequences:
- the LOC123452614 gene encoding lipid phosphate phosphatase 2 isoform X2, with protein MADIQLGCYTIKSHGAKVARLHMYDWIILLLLAVIDGLLNIIEPFHRFIGKDMMTDLRYPLKGNTVPFWAVPLIGIVLPCVIFGGIYFKKKNIYDLHHGILGILYSVLITAVITDAIKDGVGRPRPDFFWRCFPDGKDFYDNVTTGVLCHGEKSVIKEGHKSFPSGHSSWSFAGLGFLTWYLTGKIAVFDRKGHIAKLCIIVLPLLTAALVAVSRVDDYWHHWQDVFAGAIIGLTVASFCYLQFFPYPYDTDGLWPHAYTLQLAEARNSGIANSFSVRPPTETEEGEGQGGIALRDTSPILDTMESGRRYGN; from the exons ATGGCGGATATCCAGTTAGGATGTTACACTATAAAGTCCCATGGAGCCAAAGTAGCAAGACTCCACATGTATGACTGGATAATACTTCTCCTCCTTGCTGTCATAGATGGACTGCTGAATATAATCGAGCCTTTTCATCGCTTCATTGGGAAGGACATGATGACTGACTTGAGATATCCATTAAAGGGCAATACTGTGCCCTTTTGGGCTGTTCCG CTCATTGGAATTGTCTTACCATGtgtcatctttggtggaatttacttcaagaagaagaatatCTATGATTTGCACCATGGCATACTGG GTATTCTTTATTCGGTGCTCATAACTGCGGTGATTACTGATGCAATTAAGGATGGAGTTGGCCGACCACGTCCTGATTTCTTCTGGCGCTGTTTCCCAGATGGAAAGGAT TTTTATGATAATGTCACTACTGGCGTTCTGTGCCATGGAGAGAAGAGTGTCATCAAAGAAGGTCACAAGAGCTTCCCAAgtggacattcatcat GGTCTTTTGCCGGCCTAGGCTTCCTTACGTGGTACTTGACTGGAAAAATTGCAGTTTTTGACCGTAAAGGTCATATTGCAAAGCTCTGCATTATTGTTCTGCCTCTACTTACTGCTGCGCTTGTTGCCGTTTCTCGAGTGGATGACTACTGGCATCACTGGCAAGATGTATTTGCAGGAGCTATTATAG GTCTCACAGTGGCTTCATTTTGTTACCTGCAATTTTTCCCATATCCTTATGATACAGATG GACTGTGGCCTCACGCATATACCCTTCAGCTAGCCGAGGCACGCAACAGTGGCATTGCAAACTCCTTCAGCGTGCGACCACCCACGGAGACCGAAGAAGGGGAAGGTCAGGGCGGGATCGCCCTAAGAGACACCAGTCCTATTCTTGACACCATGGAGTCTGGCAGGAGATACGGAAACTAG
- the LOC123452614 gene encoding lipid phosphate phosphatase 2 isoform X1 translates to MVKWSNQQKEFWLLVSKLACFRTKDIMADIQLGCYTIKSHGAKVARLHMYDWIILLLLAVIDGLLNIIEPFHRFIGKDMMTDLRYPLKGNTVPFWAVPLIGIVLPCVIFGGIYFKKKNIYDLHHGILGILYSVLITAVITDAIKDGVGRPRPDFFWRCFPDGKDFYDNVTTGVLCHGEKSVIKEGHKSFPSGHSSWSFAGLGFLTWYLTGKIAVFDRKGHIAKLCIIVLPLLTAALVAVSRVDDYWHHWQDVFAGAIIGLTVASFCYLQFFPYPYDTDGLWPHAYTLQLAEARNSGIANSFSVRPPTETEEGEGQGGIALRDTSPILDTMESGRRYGN, encoded by the exons ATGGTCAAGTGGTCGAATCAGCAGAAGGAGTTTTGGCTATTAGTTTCGAAGCTGGCCTGTTTCAGGACTAAA GACATAATGGCGGATATCCAGTTAGGATGTTACACTATAAAGTCCCATGGAGCCAAAGTAGCAAGACTCCACATGTATGACTGGATAATACTTCTCCTCCTTGCTGTCATAGATGGACTGCTGAATATAATCGAGCCTTTTCATCGCTTCATTGGGAAGGACATGATGACTGACTTGAGATATCCATTAAAGGGCAATACTGTGCCCTTTTGGGCTGTTCCG CTCATTGGAATTGTCTTACCATGtgtcatctttggtggaatttacttcaagaagaagaatatCTATGATTTGCACCATGGCATACTGG GTATTCTTTATTCGGTGCTCATAACTGCGGTGATTACTGATGCAATTAAGGATGGAGTTGGCCGACCACGTCCTGATTTCTTCTGGCGCTGTTTCCCAGATGGAAAGGAT TTTTATGATAATGTCACTACTGGCGTTCTGTGCCATGGAGAGAAGAGTGTCATCAAAGAAGGTCACAAGAGCTTCCCAAgtggacattcatcat GGTCTTTTGCCGGCCTAGGCTTCCTTACGTGGTACTTGACTGGAAAAATTGCAGTTTTTGACCGTAAAGGTCATATTGCAAAGCTCTGCATTATTGTTCTGCCTCTACTTACTGCTGCGCTTGTTGCCGTTTCTCGAGTGGATGACTACTGGCATCACTGGCAAGATGTATTTGCAGGAGCTATTATAG GTCTCACAGTGGCTTCATTTTGTTACCTGCAATTTTTCCCATATCCTTATGATACAGATG GACTGTGGCCTCACGCATATACCCTTCAGCTAGCCGAGGCACGCAACAGTGGCATTGCAAACTCCTTCAGCGTGCGACCACCCACGGAGACCGAAGAAGGGGAAGGTCAGGGCGGGATCGCCCTAAGAGACACCAGTCCTATTCTTGACACCATGGAGTCTGGCAGGAGATACGGAAACTAG